Proteins found in one Pyrus communis chromosome 15, drPyrComm1.1, whole genome shotgun sequence genomic segment:
- the LOC137717063 gene encoding putative lipid-binding protein AIR1: protein MASTKQLSATLLIFSILFYSSTFSIACGTCKPSPKPGPTPVAPAPEAETCPKDTLKLGACVDLLGLVNLKIGTPPTSSCCALLEGLFDLEAAICLCTVIKANALGLVNLEVPVALSLLVSACQKTVPPGFKCE, encoded by the coding sequence ATGGCTTCTACCAAGCAGCTCTCAGCAACCCTTCTCATCTTCTCAATCCTTTTCTACTCATCCACATTCTCCATTGCTTGCGGCACATGCAAGCCCAGCCCCAAGCCTGGTCCAACCCCAGTGGCGCCCGCACCTGAGGCGGAAACCTGCCCTAAAGACACATTGAAGCTAGGGGCTTGTGTGGACCTTCTAGGACTTGTCAACCTCAAAATCGGAACACCGCCAACGAGCAGTTGTTGCGCGTTGCTTGAAGGGTTGTTCGATTTGGAGGCTGCCATTTGCCTCTGCACTGTGATTAAGGCCAATGCTCTAGGGCTTGTCAACTTGGAAGTGCCGGTTGCTTTGAGCTTGCTTGTTAGTGCATGCCAGAAAACAGTCCCTCCTGGCTTTAAATGTGAATAA